In Nocardioides faecalis, the following proteins share a genomic window:
- a CDS encoding PT domain-containing protein: protein MRSPSAALARVLPVPLLAGALLAGPMLAPPAVAAAAGTVPAAHPASATRATPVQSLVDGCGNVDVRDTAAMAALAKDADDVFVGVVQAVSSGQPSAQPTGQSSAQPSGQPSGQPSSGSVQPTTPGAGPAEHRVQVLQVLAGEGLVAGQEVDIVFLPHDAAARAEDVQLRLGQSYVFLTRTGSGSVLEADDCTGYAPANDLDAASLAALREALAPTSADVELRVPDGASDAPELGRLVAPGAAICLIGLLGWVLVTRMSRR, encoded by the coding sequence GTGAGGTCCCCGTCCGCAGCCCTGGCCCGCGTCCTGCCGGTGCCGCTGCTCGCCGGCGCGCTGCTCGCTGGACCGATGCTCGCCCCGCCCGCCGTCGCCGCAGCAGCCGGCACCGTCCCGGCCGCTCACCCCGCGTCCGCGACGCGGGCGACGCCGGTGCAGTCGCTGGTGGACGGCTGCGGCAACGTCGACGTACGCGACACCGCCGCGATGGCGGCGCTGGCCAAGGACGCCGACGACGTGTTCGTGGGCGTCGTCCAGGCGGTGTCCAGCGGCCAGCCATCCGCCCAGCCGACCGGCCAGTCCTCAGCCCAGCCGTCGGGACAGCCCTCAGGACAGCCGTCGAGCGGCTCGGTGCAGCCCACGACCCCGGGCGCGGGGCCGGCGGAGCACCGGGTGCAGGTGCTGCAGGTGCTCGCGGGCGAGGGCCTGGTCGCCGGCCAGGAGGTCGACATCGTCTTCCTGCCCCACGACGCGGCCGCGCGGGCCGAGGACGTGCAGCTGCGCCTGGGTCAGTCGTACGTGTTCCTGACCCGCACCGGCAGCGGCTCGGTGCTCGAGGCCGACGACTGCACCGGCTACGCGCCGGCCAACGACCTGGACGCCGCCAGCCTGGCCGCGCTGCGCGAGGCGCTGGCGCCGACCTCGGCGGACGTCGAGCTGCGGGTGCCCGACGGCGCCTCGGACGCCCCCGAGCTCGGTCGGCTGGTCGCGCCGGGTGCCGCGATCTGCCTGATCGGCCTGCTGGGCTGGGTGCTGGTCACCCGCATGAGCCGCCGCTGA
- a CDS encoding HAD family hydrolase, producing the protein MQRPPKLIALDIDGTLLRWVEGLGMSHEQVTPAVYDAVQRVLDSGAHVVLASGRAPHNMTVVADLLDLHGHGDRVWIVASNGAVVLRYPPVEVVHEVTFDARPAVAAVLEQRPEALVAVEERGVGYLVSAPFPEGELGGRMTVTRVEDMVAEPVSRVIIRDPSATADDFVALASRLGLHGTDYIVGWTAWLDLAPVGVSKASGLEYVAGQLGVDPAEVLAVGDGRNDIEMLQWAGRGVAMGQAVDEVKAVADAVAPSVDEDGLAVELSRWFPAPGSAGMDA; encoded by the coding sequence ATGCAGCGGCCGCCGAAGCTGATCGCGCTCGACATCGACGGCACCCTGCTGCGGTGGGTCGAGGGCCTGGGGATGAGCCACGAGCAGGTCACCCCCGCCGTGTACGACGCCGTGCAGCGGGTGCTCGACTCCGGCGCGCACGTCGTGCTCGCCTCCGGCCGGGCGCCGCACAACATGACCGTGGTGGCAGACCTGCTCGACCTGCACGGCCACGGCGACCGGGTGTGGATCGTGGCGTCCAACGGCGCGGTGGTGCTGCGCTACCCGCCGGTCGAGGTGGTGCACGAGGTCACCTTCGACGCCCGGCCCGCGGTGGCCGCGGTGCTCGAGCAGCGCCCCGAGGCGCTGGTCGCGGTCGAGGAGCGCGGTGTCGGCTACCTGGTCTCGGCGCCGTTCCCCGAGGGCGAGCTCGGCGGGCGGATGACCGTGACCCGGGTCGAGGACATGGTCGCCGAGCCCGTGAGCCGCGTGATCATCCGTGACCCCAGCGCCACCGCCGACGACTTCGTCGCGCTCGCGAGCCGGCTGGGGCTGCACGGCACCGACTACATCGTCGGCTGGACCGCCTGGCTCGACCTGGCTCCGGTGGGCGTGTCCAAGGCCTCCGGCCTGGAGTACGTCGCCGGGCAGCTCGGCGTCGACCCCGCGGAGGTGCTCGCGGTCGGTGACGGCCGCAACGACATCGAGATGCTGCAGTGGGCCGGCCGCGGTGTCGCCATGGGCCAAGCCGTGGACGAGGTCAAGGCGGTCGCCGACGCGGTGGCCCCGTCGGTGGACGAGGACGGGCTGGCCGTGGAGCTGTCCCGCTGGTTCCCGGCACCCGGATCTGCTGGGATGGACGCGTGA
- the serS gene encoding serine--tRNA ligase gives MIDPRILRDEPDRVRASQTKRGASVEVVDAALAADTERRAAIAAFEEKRAAQKAFGKQVAAAKGEEKQALLAQVKELAAVVKELEAAQAAAEERWIEALKAIPNVVAEQTPPGGEDDFVVLEEIGTPRDFAAEGFEPRDHIELGRILGAIDLERGAKVSGSRFYFLTGVGAQLELALVNMAMDQARAAGFTQVIAPSLVRRSAMEGTGYLDQGGGEDVYRIAGEEMYLVGTSEVAMAAYHSEEILDGAALPLRYAAFSPCFRKEAGSHGKDTKGIIRVHWFDKVEMFIYADPADAEAEHERLLGWEKEFLDKLELAYRVVDIAAGDLGSSAIRKFDCEAWIPTQGKYRELTSTSNCTDFQTRRLDTRARYGDGTGPVATLNGTLTAITRAIVAVLETHQLPDGSVRVPAALRPYLGGLEVLSPVAGG, from the coding sequence ATGATCGACCCGCGCATCCTCCGTGACGAGCCTGACCGCGTCCGTGCCTCCCAGACCAAGCGCGGGGCCTCTGTGGAGGTGGTCGACGCCGCGCTGGCCGCGGACACCGAGCGCCGCGCCGCGATCGCGGCGTTCGAGGAGAAGCGGGCCGCGCAGAAGGCGTTCGGCAAGCAGGTCGCCGCCGCGAAGGGCGAGGAGAAGCAGGCGCTGCTCGCGCAGGTCAAGGAGCTGGCCGCGGTGGTCAAGGAGCTCGAGGCGGCGCAGGCCGCGGCCGAGGAGCGGTGGATCGAGGCGCTCAAGGCGATCCCGAACGTGGTCGCCGAGCAGACCCCGCCCGGTGGCGAGGACGACTTCGTGGTCCTGGAGGAGATCGGCACGCCGCGCGACTTCGCCGCCGAGGGCTTCGAGCCCCGCGACCACATCGAGCTCGGCCGGATCCTCGGCGCCATCGACCTGGAGCGCGGCGCCAAGGTCAGCGGCAGCCGGTTCTACTTCCTCACCGGCGTCGGCGCGCAGCTGGAGCTGGCGCTGGTCAACATGGCGATGGACCAGGCGCGGGCCGCCGGGTTCACCCAGGTCATCGCCCCCTCGCTGGTACGACGCAGCGCGATGGAGGGCACCGGCTACCTGGACCAGGGCGGCGGCGAGGACGTCTACCGGATCGCCGGCGAGGAGATGTACCTGGTCGGCACCTCCGAGGTCGCCATGGCGGCGTACCACTCCGAGGAGATCCTCGACGGTGCCGCGCTGCCGCTGCGCTACGCCGCGTTCAGCCCCTGCTTCCGCAAGGAGGCCGGCTCGCACGGCAAGGACACCAAGGGCATCATCCGGGTGCACTGGTTCGACAAGGTCGAGATGTTCATCTACGCCGACCCGGCCGACGCCGAGGCCGAGCATGAGCGGTTGCTGGGCTGGGAGAAGGAGTTCCTGGACAAGCTCGAGCTGGCCTACCGCGTCGTCGACATCGCCGCCGGCGACCTCGGCTCGAGCGCGATCCGCAAGTTCGACTGCGAGGCCTGGATCCCCACCCAGGGCAAGTACCGCGAGCTCACCTCGACCTCGAACTGCACCGACTTCCAGACCCGGCGCCTGGACACCCGGGCCCGGTACGGCGACGGCACCGGCCCGGTCGCCACCCTCAACGGCACCCTGACCGCGATCACCCGGGCGATCGTGGCGGTGCTGGAGACCCACCAGCTCCCCGACGGCTCGGTCCGCGTGCCCGCCGCCCTGCGTCCCTACCTGGGCGGTCTCGAGGTCCTGAGCCCCGTCGCCGGTGGCTGA
- a CDS encoding aldo/keto reductase: MTTPTTARLGRSGLVVSTIGLGCNNLGRPGTASESQAGTDALVGAAIDAGITLFDVADMYGATPGLSEERLGKALGSRRDQVVVATKFGMDMRGANGPDFGARGSRGYIRTSVEASLRRLGTDWIDLYQFHTPDPLTPIDETLSALDDLVREGKVRYLGHSNRSGWQIAQAEYVARELGTHRFISAQNHYNLLDRRAEWEVLPASRELGLGVLPYFPLANGLLTGKYAGGKAPEGSRLTRTRQHLVEVAAGEQMQGFYAFARARGLKEVEVAFGWLLAQRPVASVIAGATTPEQVRANAASASWTPTPEDLAELDALFPPPEPVALF, encoded by the coding sequence ATGACCACTCCGACCACCGCCAGGCTCGGCCGCTCCGGCCTCGTCGTGTCCACCATCGGTCTCGGCTGCAACAACCTGGGGCGCCCGGGCACCGCCTCGGAGTCCCAGGCCGGCACCGACGCCCTCGTCGGCGCCGCCATCGACGCCGGGATCACCCTGTTCGACGTCGCCGACATGTACGGCGCCACCCCCGGCCTGAGCGAGGAGCGGCTCGGCAAGGCGCTCGGCTCGCGCCGCGACCAGGTGGTCGTGGCCACGAAGTTCGGCATGGACATGAGGGGCGCCAACGGCCCGGACTTCGGCGCCCGCGGCTCGCGCGGCTACATCCGCACCTCGGTGGAGGCCTCGCTGCGCCGCCTCGGCACGGACTGGATCGACCTCTACCAGTTCCACACCCCCGACCCGCTGACCCCGATCGACGAGACGCTCTCGGCGCTCGACGACCTGGTCCGCGAGGGCAAGGTCCGCTACCTCGGGCACTCCAACCGCTCCGGCTGGCAGATCGCGCAGGCCGAGTACGTCGCCCGCGAGCTCGGCACCCACCGGTTCATCTCCGCGCAGAACCACTACAACCTGCTCGACCGCCGCGCCGAGTGGGAGGTGCTGCCCGCCAGCCGCGAGCTCGGCCTCGGCGTGCTGCCGTACTTCCCGCTGGCCAACGGCCTGCTCACCGGCAAGTACGCCGGCGGCAAGGCGCCTGAGGGCTCCCGGCTGACCCGCACCCGCCAGCACCTGGTGGAGGTGGCGGCCGGCGAGCAGATGCAGGGCTTCTACGCCTTCGCCCGCGCCCGCGGGCTGAAGGAGGTCGAGGTCGCCTTCGGCTGGCTGCTCGCCCAGCGCCCGGTCGCCTCGGTGATCGCCGGCGCCACCACGCCCGAGCAGGTTCGTGCGAACGCCGCCTCCGCGTCCTGGACGCCCACGCCTGAGGACCTCGCCGAGCTCGATGCGCTCTTCCCGCCGCCGGAGCCGGTCGCGCTCTTCTGA
- a CDS encoding YegS/Rv2252/BmrU family lipid kinase: MLDRPRRTPLLAALICLGLFAAIAAAVVADLPVLVDLDDRGESASVWAVDSTWLRDVLRVVEVVFDTRGMTVATILLAGFMLLKKHRRAAVLVVAVMAATAAATYGVKVLVGRGRPEWQSPDFFLHSNAYPSGHSSSVAAFAGLVIVLAAMLIRRRGIRRLVYTLAVLVAVAVMADRVLLGRHYPSDVVGGALLGVGLVLLGVSLYSPLPRGHAVGAEPLTQPFATGRNLAVILNPIKVESVEQFQSMVAQMAAASGWNEPRWHFTTPEDSGTGQAEQAAVEGAHLVIVCGGDGTVREVCAELAGTGIPVGIVPAGTGNLLARNLEVPLFIRAAIDVALNGQDRAIDMVQVHGDGLEKTHFMVMAGLGFDAAIMEGVNEDFKKKVGWLAYVLSALKSLMFPAARVEISVDGGEWTRHRARTIVVGNVGYLQAGMPLLPDATIDDGLLDVVLLYPQRFWSWVPLAFRVLAKRARTDDTINRMTGRTVSIRAAAPTPRQLDGDTIGAGTELHMECIHGRVLVRVPR; the protein is encoded by the coding sequence GTGCTCGACCGACCTCGCCGGACCCCGCTGTTGGCCGCCCTGATCTGCCTGGGCCTGTTCGCCGCGATCGCCGCCGCGGTGGTGGCAGACCTCCCCGTGCTCGTGGACCTCGACGACCGCGGCGAGTCGGCGTCCGTCTGGGCGGTGGACTCGACGTGGCTGCGCGACGTGCTGCGCGTGGTGGAGGTCGTCTTCGACACCCGCGGGATGACGGTGGCGACCATCCTGCTGGCCGGGTTCATGCTGCTGAAGAAGCATCGCCGGGCCGCGGTCCTCGTGGTCGCGGTGATGGCGGCCACCGCCGCGGCGACGTACGGCGTCAAGGTGCTCGTGGGACGCGGGCGGCCCGAGTGGCAGTCCCCCGACTTCTTCCTGCACTCCAACGCCTACCCCTCGGGGCACTCCTCCTCCGTGGCCGCGTTCGCGGGGCTGGTGATCGTGCTCGCCGCGATGCTGATCCGCCGCCGCGGCATCCGCCGGCTGGTGTACACGCTGGCGGTGCTCGTCGCGGTGGCGGTGATGGCCGACCGCGTGCTGCTCGGGCGGCACTACCCCAGCGACGTCGTCGGCGGTGCTCTCCTGGGCGTCGGCCTGGTGCTGCTCGGTGTGTCGCTCTACAGCCCGCTGCCGCGCGGCCACGCCGTCGGCGCCGAGCCGCTGACCCAGCCGTTCGCAACCGGGCGCAACCTGGCGGTGATCCTCAACCCGATCAAGGTCGAGTCCGTCGAGCAGTTCCAGTCGATGGTGGCGCAGATGGCTGCGGCGTCCGGCTGGAACGAGCCCCGCTGGCACTTCACCACCCCCGAGGACTCCGGCACCGGCCAGGCCGAGCAGGCCGCGGTCGAGGGCGCCCACCTGGTCATCGTGTGCGGCGGCGACGGCACCGTGCGCGAGGTCTGCGCCGAGCTCGCCGGCACCGGCATCCCGGTCGGGATCGTGCCCGCCGGCACCGGCAACCTGCTGGCCCGCAACCTCGAGGTTCCGCTGTTCATCCGGGCCGCCATCGACGTCGCCCTCAACGGCCAGGACCGGGCCATCGACATGGTCCAGGTGCACGGCGACGGCCTGGAGAAGACCCACTTCATGGTGATGGCCGGCCTCGGCTTCGACGCCGCGATCATGGAGGGCGTCAACGAGGACTTCAAGAAGAAGGTCGGCTGGCTGGCCTACGTGCTGTCCGCGTTGAAGTCGCTGATGTTCCCGGCGGCCAGGGTCGAGATCTCCGTCGACGGTGGCGAGTGGACCAGGCACCGGGCGCGCACGATCGTGGTGGGCAACGTCGGCTACCTGCAGGCCGGCATGCCGCTGCTGCCCGACGCCACGATCGACGACGGGCTGCTGGACGTCGTACTGCTGTATCCGCAGCGGTTCTGGTCGTGGGTGCCGCTGGCGTTCCGGGTGCTCGCCAAGCGCGCCCGCACCGACGACACCATCAACCGGATGACCGGGCGCACCGTGTCGATCCGGGCCGCCGCGCCCACCCCGCGCCAGCTCGACGGGGACACCATCGGTGCCGGCACCGAGCTGCACATGGAGTGCATCCACGGCCGCGTGCTGGTGCGGGTGCCGCGCTAG
- a CDS encoding DUF4446 family protein: MDVVLALLALLVALAALVVALRGARSTQPEPGADLPADAAGLRGEVAALRAEARGALRHLAVVRYDAFEEMGGRLSWSLALLDDTGDGVVLTSIRGRNEARTYAKSVSGWSSEQELSPEESEAVAHARLART, from the coding sequence ATGGACGTCGTACTCGCGCTCCTGGCGCTGCTCGTCGCGCTCGCCGCCCTCGTCGTGGCGCTGCGTGGCGCGCGCAGCACCCAACCCGAGCCGGGCGCCGACCTGCCCGCCGACGCCGCCGGGCTGCGCGGCGAGGTCGCGGCGCTGCGGGCCGAGGCCCGCGGCGCGCTGCGGCACCTCGCGGTGGTCCGGTACGACGCCTTCGAGGAGATGGGCGGACGGCTGTCCTGGTCGCTGGCGCTGCTCGACGACACCGGCGACGGCGTCGTGCTCACCTCGATCCGGGGTCGCAACGAGGCCCGCACCTACGCCAAGTCCGTCTCCGGCTGGAGCAGCGAGCAGGAGCTGTCGCCGGAGGAGTCCGAGGCGGTCGCGCACGCCCGCCTCGCCCGCACCTGA
- a CDS encoding ABC transporter substrate-binding protein — MIRRTTAAIGARRGPWLLAGTLVAAAALTACGEGDTGPGAQGGKGDDKVAECQSAKPAGGFEHTDVRGEKVALDEVPTTVVAQSSVAAALWDAGYRVDGVYGELADDPASTYQRGNLDLDEVTQLGGTWGSFDVDAYAQMEPDLLVDYSFDGETLWYVPTKQAEQIGKLAPMVGVDGQPKDIDEAIGIFTDLATKLGVDTKCSEELNEAKDDYAEALAEVKENAGGLKVLIASASDTSFYVVNPDLLPETGTMKEAGVDLIAPKEGKPDIFHELSFEKVSDYTEADVVLLDARNTDAVKKKLETVDTWANLPAVKAGQVYSWYAAAPYSYAEYAEIWSDLADALKKSKPLD, encoded by the coding sequence ATGATCCGACGGACCACTGCAGCCATCGGCGCCCGCCGCGGCCCCTGGCTGCTCGCCGGCACCCTCGTCGCGGCCGCCGCCCTGACCGCGTGCGGCGAGGGCGACACCGGCCCCGGCGCCCAGGGAGGCAAGGGCGACGACAAGGTCGCCGAGTGCCAGTCCGCGAAGCCCGCCGGCGGCTTCGAGCACACCGACGTCCGCGGGGAGAAGGTCGCCCTCGACGAGGTGCCCACCACCGTCGTCGCCCAGAGCAGCGTCGCCGCCGCCCTGTGGGACGCCGGCTACCGCGTCGACGGCGTGTACGGCGAGCTCGCCGACGACCCCGCCTCGACGTACCAGCGCGGCAACCTCGACCTCGACGAGGTCACCCAGCTCGGCGGCACCTGGGGCAGCTTCGACGTCGACGCCTACGCGCAGATGGAGCCCGACCTGCTCGTCGACTACAGCTTCGACGGCGAGACGCTGTGGTACGTGCCCACCAAGCAGGCCGAGCAGATCGGCAAGCTGGCGCCGATGGTCGGCGTCGACGGTCAGCCCAAGGACATCGACGAGGCCATCGGCATCTTCACCGATCTCGCCACCAAGCTCGGCGTCGACACGAAGTGCAGCGAGGAGCTGAACGAGGCGAAGGACGACTACGCCGAGGCCCTGGCCGAGGTGAAGGAGAACGCGGGTGGCCTGAAGGTCCTCATCGCCTCCGCCAGTGACACCTCGTTCTACGTCGTCAACCCCGACCTGCTGCCCGAGACCGGCACCATGAAGGAGGCGGGTGTCGACCTGATCGCGCCCAAGGAGGGCAAGCCGGACATCTTCCACGAGCTGAGCTTCGAGAAGGTCTCCGACTACACCGAGGCCGACGTGGTGCTGCTCGACGCACGCAACACCGACGCGGTGAAGAAGAAGCTCGAGACCGTCGACACCTGGGCGAACCTGCCCGCCGTCAAGGCCGGTCAGGTCTACTCCTGGTACGCCGCCGCGCCGTACTCCTACGCGGAGTACGCCGAGATCTGGAGCGACCTCGCCGACGCCCTGAAGAAGTCGAAGCCGCTGGACTGA
- a CDS encoding ABC transporter ATP-binding protein: MRMRNDKEAPVARKDHPGHPARLAADAVTLGYDRRTVSQDLTLVVPDGSFTVVVGANGCGKSTLLRGLARLVRPSAGSVLLDGELIQRYPSKEVARRLGLLPQAQVSPDGITVADLVGRGRYPHQSLLRQWSRDDADAVRAALAATDLLDLADRLVDELSGGQRQRVWLAMALAQRTEILLLDEPTTFLDIAHQVEVLDLVDRLRTERGYTLVAVLHDLNLACRYATHLVAMKDGRIVAEGAPADVITPELVEDVYGLACRVVPDPECGTPLVIPRRTGRRAPAADVVPTVSSVAHKEEDR, from the coding sequence ATGAGGATGCGCAACGACAAGGAGGCGCCCGTGGCGCGCAAGGACCACCCCGGCCATCCCGCTCGGTTGGCCGCCGACGCGGTGACGCTCGGCTACGACCGCCGTACGGTCAGCCAGGACCTCACCCTGGTGGTGCCCGACGGCTCGTTCACCGTCGTCGTCGGCGCCAACGGCTGCGGCAAGTCCACGTTGCTGCGCGGCCTGGCTCGGCTGGTGCGGCCGAGCGCGGGCTCGGTGCTGCTGGACGGTGAGCTGATCCAGCGCTACCCGTCCAAGGAGGTCGCCCGTCGGCTCGGCCTGCTGCCGCAGGCACAGGTCTCCCCGGACGGCATCACGGTGGCCGACCTCGTCGGCCGCGGCCGCTACCCGCACCAGAGCCTGCTGCGGCAGTGGAGCCGCGACGACGCGGACGCCGTGCGCGCGGCGCTCGCGGCCACCGACCTGCTCGACCTGGCGGACCGCCTCGTCGACGAGCTCTCCGGCGGCCAGCGGCAGCGGGTCTGGCTGGCGATGGCGCTCGCGCAGCGCACCGAGATCCTGCTGCTCGACGAGCCCACCACGTTCCTCGACATCGCCCACCAAGTCGAGGTGCTGGACCTGGTCGACCGGCTGCGCACCGAGCGCGGCTACACGCTCGTCGCGGTGCTGCACGACCTCAACCTGGCCTGCCGCTACGCCACCCACCTGGTCGCGATGAAGGACGGCCGGATCGTCGCGGAGGGCGCCCCCGCCGACGTGATCACCCCCGAGCTCGTCGAGGACGTCTACGGCCTCGCGTGCCGGGTGGTCCCCGACCCCGAGTGCGGCACCCCGCTGGTGATCCCGCGCAGGACCGGCCGGCGCGCGCCGGCCGCTGACGTCGTACCGACGGTCTCGTCGGTCGCTCACAAGGAGGAAGACAGATGA
- a CDS encoding FecCD family ABC transporter permease, with translation MSPPVGAATPGAGAYRPARAVRLGPLAVRVAPRSVVVLAVLLLACGGAGVLALLLGEVQMSMPRLLATARGEGTGFEEYLVLDSRLPRVVGGLLVGLALGMSGAIFQTVSRNPLGSPDVIGFETGAATGGLVALLVLGGTFATAAAGAVGGGLAAALLVYALALRNGLDGLRLVLIGIGMGSLLLSVNSMLIVQSAIYDAQEAANWLVGNLAGASWSQLRLLAVVVALLAGAALVLSPALTILELSEDSALGLGQRTARVRLAAVVVGVLLCSVAVAAAGPIAFVALTAPQIARRLTAASGPNLVASGVMGALLLVLADHAARELFQPRQVPVGVVTGLLGGAFLAWLLTREWRRGRA, from the coding sequence GTGAGCCCACCGGTGGGCGCGGCGACGCCTGGCGCCGGCGCCTACCGGCCCGCCCGCGCCGTACGGCTCGGGCCGCTCGCGGTGCGCGTGGCGCCCCGTTCCGTGGTCGTGCTCGCCGTGCTCCTCCTCGCCTGCGGGGGCGCGGGCGTGCTCGCGCTGCTCCTCGGCGAGGTGCAGATGAGCATGCCGCGGCTGCTGGCCACGGCACGCGGGGAGGGCACCGGCTTCGAGGAGTACCTGGTCCTCGACTCCCGGCTGCCGCGGGTGGTCGGCGGCCTGCTGGTCGGGCTGGCGCTCGGCATGTCCGGGGCGATCTTCCAGACCGTCTCGCGCAACCCGCTCGGCAGCCCGGACGTGATCGGCTTCGAGACCGGCGCCGCCACCGGCGGCCTGGTCGCCCTGCTGGTCCTCGGCGGCACGTTCGCCACCGCAGCCGCCGGTGCCGTCGGCGGCGGGCTCGCTGCCGCGCTGCTGGTCTACGCGCTGGCGCTGCGCAACGGCCTGGACGGGCTGCGCCTCGTGCTGATCGGGATCGGGATGGGCTCGTTGCTGCTCTCGGTGAACTCGATGCTCATCGTGCAGTCGGCGATCTACGACGCGCAGGAGGCCGCCAACTGGCTCGTGGGCAACCTCGCCGGTGCGTCGTGGTCGCAGCTGCGGCTCCTGGCCGTCGTCGTGGCGCTGCTCGCGGGCGCGGCGCTGGTGCTCTCGCCCGCGCTGACGATCCTCGAGCTCTCCGAGGACAGCGCGCTCGGCCTGGGCCAGCGCACCGCCCGGGTGCGTCTCGCCGCGGTCGTCGTCGGTGTGCTGCTGTGCAGCGTCGCGGTCGCCGCCGCCGGCCCCATCGCGTTCGTCGCGCTCACCGCACCCCAGATCGCCCGGCGGCTCACAGCCGCCAGCGGCCCGAACCTGGTCGCCTCCGGCGTGATGGGCGCGCTGCTTCTGGTGCTCGCCGACCACGCCGCCCGCGAGCTGTTCCAGCCCCGGCAGGTGCCCGTCGGGGTGGTCACCGGCCTGCTCGGCGGGGCGTTCCTCGCCTGGCTGCTGACCCGCGAGTGGCGCCGGGGCCGGGCATGA
- a CDS encoding FecCD family ABC transporter permease: protein MSATEGTGGLGSSTRPPGRARRTTSRVVVLLAALAAVGGAVVLSLMIGSQALSPVVVLRELFRPGDAAGDPAARDIVRGLRMDRTVVAIAVGLALGGAGALMQALTRNPLADPGLLGVNAGAAAAVVTGIAFLDLADASAQVWLAFAGAALAAVAVYVLGSGGAASTTPLRLALAGAALTAVLTAYVHGLALSSQANFDAMRFWLVGSVTAREIAVLGTLLPFLLAGGLLALALTPALNAMALGDDAGRALGVRVGRLRLLTAAAITLLCGAATALAGPIVFLGLVLPHVARHLVGPDQRWVVPLSMLLSAVLLLLADTAGRVITHREIEAGIMTAFLGAPVFIALVRRRRLAHL from the coding sequence ATGAGCGCCACCGAGGGCACCGGCGGGCTGGGGAGCAGCACCCGTCCCCCCGGCCGGGCACGTCGTACGACGTCCCGGGTGGTCGTCCTGCTCGCCGCGCTGGCGGCGGTGGGTGGCGCGGTGGTGCTGAGCCTGATGATCGGCAGCCAGGCGCTGTCCCCGGTGGTCGTGCTGCGCGAGCTGTTCCGGCCCGGTGACGCCGCGGGCGACCCGGCGGCACGCGACATCGTGCGCGGGCTGCGGATGGACCGCACGGTCGTCGCGATCGCCGTCGGCCTCGCCCTCGGTGGGGCCGGTGCCCTGATGCAGGCGCTGACCCGCAACCCGCTCGCAGACCCGGGCCTGCTGGGCGTCAACGCCGGCGCCGCAGCCGCGGTGGTGACCGGGATCGCCTTCCTCGACCTCGCCGACGCCAGCGCCCAGGTGTGGCTCGCATTCGCCGGCGCGGCGCTGGCCGCCGTCGCCGTGTACGTCCTCGGCTCCGGTGGGGCAGCGAGCACGACGCCCCTCCGCCTCGCACTGGCCGGTGCCGCGTTGACCGCGGTGCTCACCGCCTACGTCCACGGACTGGCGCTCTCGAGCCAGGCGAACTTCGACGCCATGCGGTTCTGGCTGGTCGGCTCCGTGACGGCACGCGAGATCGCGGTGCTCGGCACGTTGCTGCCGTTCCTGCTCGCGGGTGGCCTGCTGGCCCTGGCGCTGACGCCGGCACTGAACGCGATGGCGCTGGGCGACGATGCCGGGCGCGCCCTCGGCGTGCGGGTCGGTCGGTTGCGGCTGCTCACCGCCGCGGCGATCACGCTGCTGTGCGGCGCGGCCACCGCGCTCGCCGGGCCGATCGTGTTCCTCGGCCTGGTGCTGCCGCACGTGGCGCGCCACCTCGTCGGGCCGGACCAGCGTTGGGTGGTCCCGCTGTCGATGTTGCTCTCCGCGGTGCTGCTGCTGCTCGCCGACACCGCCGGCCGGGTGATCACCCACCGCGAGATCGAGGCCGGGATCATGACCGCCTTCCTCGGCGCCCCCGTCTTCATCGCCCTGGTCCGCCGCCGAAGGCTGGCCCACCTGTGA